The nucleotide sequence CAGACCGGCTCGCCCCTACCGCTGACGGCTCAGGCGATCCCAGATGCGCATCGTCACTGCGCGATAGTGATTGTGCTGCGCGGGAAAATGGACGAAGCGGCTGTCGCGTGTGGCATAGACCGGCGACGCCGCGAGTGTCATCGCATCGACGATATGGCGCGCGTCGATCATGCCGGACTGCAGCAACTCCACATAGATCGCCTGCTGGTCGCCGCCGCTCGCATAGACCGACGAACGATCGCCGAAACTCTCGATGCGGGCGCAGATGCGCTCGACCAGGTCGCGCATCGGCGCCACGTTGCGCACGCCGATCATGCACGAATTGATCGCCCATGCCGTGTGATCGGTACCGATCACGAAGTCGCGGCCGTCGATCGTACTGTCGATGGCCTGACTCTGGTCGATCGCCAGAATGTCGGCGTCGACCCAGAAGACGAACGCGTGATGCGGCAGGTGTTCGCGAATCAGATGCAGCTTCGCCCAGTTCGCACCGATGCCGTCCGGCAGAAATGCGGGAGGTTCGCGATACGTGTGATACGCGTAACCATGCCGCGTGCAGTAGCGAGCAAAATTCTCCTCGTGCAGATCGCCATATCCCGCGATATGCGACGTATGCAGGCTCACGAACGCAATCCGGGCCTGCGGATTCACGTGCCGCTCCGCACCGCGCTTACTCTGCTGCGCGGCACGCCAGTCGTCCATTGCGTGCGGGCGATCGCCGTGCTGGTATCGCTCGGCATCGTCGACGAGCGCCGCCACATAGCGGAAATCGTAGTCGGCAGCCGGCGCCCAGACGTCCTCCACTTGCCGCCACTCGGGCGCCTGGTGCGCCACGAGCGGCCGGGCGCCTGCGATCGAATCGATCGCGAGCCCGTCGCTCCAGATCGTCTGGACCGATGCGAAATGACCGTTCGCGAGCGGCATATCGAACGGCAGCGGCGAAAAATGCTCTGCCAGCAGAGTCGCCTCGCACGCGTGCCGCCGCTCCGGAAGGTACATCGCCCATTTGCCCAGCTCGACCACCAGCTTGCGCAACTGCTCACGCACGCCGGGCACGTTGCGGAAGATCATGCCGCTCGCAGCGGGCAGCGCCGACTTCGGCGTCTGCGTCGTGACGATTGCATCGTAACCCTGCGCGACATCCTGCAGCGCGTGCGGATCGAACACGACGGAAAACGGGTCGAGCACGAGCAGCAACGCGTCCGGCTCCATCGCGACGAGCTGCGCGACGATCACGTGGTACTTGTGCAGGATCGGCTGGCGCTCGCCATACACGTGCATGCCGTCGACCGTCACATGCCGGTAGCCGTGCAACTGCGCATAGCGCGCGTGGTTGTCGACAAGTCCGTCGACAGGCCGATGAGAAAGGATAGTCAGAACAGAATGCGGGCTGGCCAAACGCATCACCCCAAGTCGCATCAAACGATAGGCGATATGTAACCCACTATGACCGCTCAAGTCGAGTACTCATGGCGTGACCGGCCGCATCGTGTGCCCGGCGCTCGGCGGGCCCGAAAAAGAAAAAGCCCCGCAAGTCCGAGAACTTGCGGGGCTTTGTCACCGCTTTTGGCGGAGACGGAGGGATTCGAACCCTCGATCCAGGTTTTGGCCCAGATGCTCCCTTAGCAGGGGAGTGCCTTCGACCTCTCGGCCACGTCTCCCAAACTTTCGCTCGCACCAGGGAGGCAGTGCGACGAGAACGAAATAATATAGGGTTTCGAACCGCGCGTCAATTTCCGTGATGCATTTTCTTCAATGCATCACGAAAAATTCACGATGCCTGGCCGAGTTCGAATGCCTTGTGCAGCGCGCGGACGGCCAGTTCCATGTATTTCTCGTCGATCAGCACCGAAATCTTGATTTCGGACGTCGAGATCATCTGGATGTTGATGCCCTCTTCCGACAGCGTGCGGAACATCTTGCTCGCGACGCCCACGTGCGAACGCATGCCGACGCCGACGACCGACACCTTCGACACCTTCGGGTCGCCCTGCACGTGCTCGGCGCTCACGTGGCCCTTCACCTGGTTGGTGAGGATGTCCATCGCCTTCTGGTAATCGCCGCGGCCGACCGTGAACGTGAAGTCGGTCTTGCCCTGGACGCTCTGGTTCTGGATGATCATGTCGACGTCGACGTTCGCATCCGCGACCGGGCCGAGGATCTGATACGCGATGCCCGGCTTGTCGGGCACGCCCATCACAGCAATGCGTGCTTCGTCGCGCTGGAACGCGATGCCGGAAATGACTGCCTTTTCCATGGTCTCGTCTTCTTCAAAAGTAATCAGGGTGCCCGAGCGCATTTCTTCGTCGAGCGCAATCAGCGGATCGGTCAGGCTCGACAGCACACGCGTCTTCACCTGGTATTTGCCGGCGAATTCGACCGAGCGGATCTGCAGGACCTTCGAGCCGAGGCTGGCCATTTCCAGCATTTCCTCGAACGTCACGCGATCGAGGCGGCGCGCCTCTTCGACAACGCGCGGATCGGTCGTGTAGACGCCGTCGACGTCCGTATAAATCAGGCACTCTTCGGCACCCAGCGCAGCCGCGACCGCCACCGCCGACGTATCCGAGCCGCCACGGCCCAGCGTCGTGATGTGGCCGTCCGGATCGACGCCCTGGAAGCCCGTGATGATCACGACCTTGCCGGCATTCAGATCGGCCTTCACGCGTTCGTCGTCGATCGAGTGAATGCGCGCCTTCGTGAACGCGCTGTCGGTCTTGATCGGCACTTGCCAGCCGGCGTAGCTCACGGCCTCGACGCCGATTTCCTGCAGCGCGATCGACAGCAGGCCGACGCTGACCTGCTCGCCGGTCGACGCGATCATGTCGAGCTCGCGCGGGCTCGGCTGGCTCGAAATCTCTTTCGCAAGACCGAGCAGACGGTTGGTTTCGCCGGACATCGCCGAAGGCACGACCACCATCTGGTGCCCGGCCTGATGCCATTTTGCGACGCGTTTCGCGACGTTCTTGATGCGCTCGACCGAGCCCATCGAAGTGCCGCCGTATTTGTGTACGATGAGTGCCATTGTCGTTCTGAACTGGAGGAGAAACCGCACGGGCGCGCTGGGCAGGCCGCGTAGCCGTTCGGTCACGCGGCTTGTGGCTGTGGACGGACGACGAGGGGGACGGCTGGGACGCAACACGCAAGCGTGACGGATTTTGCCCGGAAGGCCGATCAGGCCGCGCAAACCGGGTACGTCACGCGGAAAACCTGCACAAATCGCTCAAAAATCGAGCCGAGCAAACGACCGAGCGTACCCGATAGAGGCCCGCTTGACAAGCCGCTCGCGGCGTCGGAGGCCGTTCCGGCGCTGTTTACCAAATGGTGAAAATGCGCGTGCCATCGCGCCGTCAGGCGGGCCGCCGACGCTATGCGATCAGCAAGTCGGGACGCCACTCGATCCGGCGCCACGCGCCGTCATCGGGCGCCCCGCCGCCGGACAAGCCGGCATCGCGATTCACGCCGAGGCGCGGCACGTAGATCAGCAAGTCTCCAGCGAACAGCAGCGGCACGTCGCGCTGCCAGGCGGGCACGCCACGCTCCTGGAACAGGTTCTTCAGCGTACGGCCCGGGCCGCCCGGCGACGTGCGCATCCGCTCACCGCCCGCGCGGGCACGCGCCGCCAGCCGCGCGCCGCGCAGCAACACCTCCGGCACCGCGTCGGCGCTTCCCGCGTCGGCCGGCGCGAACACGAACGTGCCGCGCCATCCCGGCAGGTGCCAGACTTCCTGCCCGTCCCACGCGAGCATCGCTTCCGGATGCGGGCTCCCGGTGCCGTCATCGGCCGGTTCGCTGCTGTCGCCCGCTTCCCAGTAGACGACATCGCGATACAGGCGCAGGCGTTGCCCCGCGTGATCGACGCGCAGCGCATGGGCGACATGCGTGGCACGCAACTGCCGCATCATGTTGGCGAGCCGGGCTGCCGACGCGCCCGGCAAGCCGAGCCGGCGCATCCAGAAGCGCAGCAGGTTCGCGCCGCGCGTGTCGTCGAACGCGACCAATGCGTCGCGCGACAGGGCCTGCCCGTCATCGCGCGCGGCAACGGCAAAGTCGAGTTCGGCCAGATCGTCGAGCAGTCGCTGCGCGGCCGCCGCATGCTGGGCCGCGCGGCCGAGCGCATCGCGAAAGCCCGGGAAATGCACGGCCAGCGCCGGCAGCACGTCGATGCGCAACGCATTGCGCGCGTAACGCGTGTCGTTGTTCGATTCGTCGTCGATCCATGCCAGATCGCGCTGCGTCGCATAGCGCTCGAGTTGCGCACGCAACAGTCGCAGCAGCGGGCGCACGCGCTCGACGCTCACGCCGTCAGGGCGGTAACGCGGCGCCATGGCGGCCAGCCCCGCGATCCCCGCGCCGCGCAACAACTGCAGCAATACGGTCTCGGCCTGGTCGTCCGCATGCTGCGCGAGCCACAGCGCGGCCGCGCCGTGGCGCTCGCACATCTCGTCGAGCGCCGCATAGCGCCGCTCGCGCGCCGTTGCCTCGACACCGAGGCCGCTGTCACGCGGCACGTCGACGCGCATCGACTCGAACGCGACACCAAGCCCTGCGGCGCTCGCCTCGGCGTGCGCAACCCACGCGTCGGCATTCGCACTGAGCCCGTGATGCACGTGCAGCGCGACACAGCGCGACGCGCCCGCGACGCGCACGGCCGCATCGAGCAATACCGTCGAGTCGAGGCCGCCG is from Burkholderia sp. HI2500 and encodes:
- a CDS encoding aspartate kinase — translated: MALIVHKYGGTSMGSVERIKNVAKRVAKWHQAGHQMVVVPSAMSGETNRLLGLAKEISSQPSPRELDMIASTGEQVSVGLLSIALQEIGVEAVSYAGWQVPIKTDSAFTKARIHSIDDERVKADLNAGKVVIITGFQGVDPDGHITTLGRGGSDTSAVAVAAALGAEECLIYTDVDGVYTTDPRVVEEARRLDRVTFEEMLEMASLGSKVLQIRSVEFAGKYQVKTRVLSSLTDPLIALDEEMRSGTLITFEEDETMEKAVISGIAFQRDEARIAVMGVPDKPGIAYQILGPVADANVDVDMIIQNQSVQGKTDFTFTVGRGDYQKAMDILTNQVKGHVSAEHVQGDPKVSKVSVVGVGMRSHVGVASKMFRTLSEEGINIQMISTSEIKISVLIDEKYMELAVRALHKAFELGQAS
- the tilS gene encoding tRNA lysidine(34) synthetase TilS codes for the protein MIPPTEFSADRVVLDAVGVALSGMPPDARIAIAYSGGLDSTVLLDAAVRVAGASRCVALHVHHGLSANADAWVAHAEASAAGLGVAFESMRVDVPRDSGLGVEATARERRYAALDEMCERHGAAALWLAQHADDQAETVLLQLLRGAGIAGLAAMAPRYRPDGVSVERVRPLLRLLRAQLERYATQRDLAWIDDESNNDTRYARNALRIDVLPALAVHFPGFRDALGRAAQHAAAAQRLLDDLAELDFAVAARDDGQALSRDALVAFDDTRGANLLRFWMRRLGLPGASAARLANMMRQLRATHVAHALRVDHAGQRLRLYRDVVYWEAGDSSEPADDGTGSPHPEAMLAWDGQEVWHLPGWRGTFVFAPADAGSADAVPEVLLRGARLAARARAGGERMRTSPGGPGRTLKNLFQERGVPAWQRDVPLLFAGDLLIYVPRLGVNRDAGLSGGGAPDDGAWRRIEWRPDLLIA